TGGTTATGCCATGGTTGCTTACATCCCAAGCGGTCGTATTATTGGCTTATCTAAAATTAACCGTATAGTGCGCTTTTTTGCCCAGCGGCCGCAAGTACAAGAGCGTTTAACCCAACAAGTATTAGTAGCGTTGCAAACATTATTAGAAACCGACGATGTCGCAGTGACGATGGAAGCGGTGCATTACTGCGTGAAATCACGTGGTGTAATGGATGTGAACTCTAAAACCCAAACCACAGCCTTAGGCGGCAGCTTTAAAGATGACGCCCGTACCCGCGCTGAATTTCTAGCGAATAACGGCTAAGTTTGCTGCGCAAGCAGTAACAAGTTTCAAGTATATGTACGGATCGGTTTACCCACACTAACACGCCGTGAACCCATCCCTGGGGGCTCATTTCCGCCCGTCCAGGGCTGCAATGGTTAGTTTAGGCTAAAACCGCTCCTTAATAATTGTTCTTAGTCAGTCTATTCTCGACTGCTATCACTCAAAACTCAAAATTAAACACTCAAAATTAAACGCTCAACACTCAAGTGTATGTACGGATCGGTTTACCCACACTAACACGCCGTGAACCCATCCCTGGGGGCTCATTTCCGCCCGTCCAGGGCTGCAATGGTTAGTTTAGGCTAAAACCGCTCCTTAATAATTGTTCTTAGTCAGTCTATTCTCGACTGCCAGCACTCAACACTTACAACTCAACACTCAACACTAATAATTAGGCTGGCTTTGTGCTGTTTGCTACACTGCAATGCAATCAATACATACTTTATGTAACAAGGAGCAAGCTGTGCGCATTTATGCCGATGAAAATATGCCGTTAGTGCAGCAGTTTTTTTCTGATTTAGGCCAAGTGACGCTGTTTGATGGTCGAAATGCTTGTGCCCAGCAGTTAGCAGATGCCGATGTGTTATTAGTACGCTCGGTCACTAACGTTAATCAGACTTTATTACAGGCAAATTCAACATTAAGTTTTGTTGGCACAGCTACGATAGGCTTAGATCATATTGATCAGGCGTATTTAGACCAGCGGCAAATTCCTTTTGTAAACGCTCCAGGCTGTAATGCACAGTCGGTGGTGGAATATGTGCTTAGTAGCTTATGGTATTTAGCTCAGCGCTATCAGTGGCAATTGAGCGCTAAAACTATTGCTGTTGTTGGGGTTGGCAATATTGGCAGCCGATTAGCCAAGGCGTTAACGATATTGGGTGCTAAAGTGTTGCTGTGCGACCCGATAAGGCAGCAGCATGAGCCTGATTTTCCACATACTGATTTTTCTACTGTATGTCGAGAAGCGGATATTATTAGCTTTCATACCCCTTTACAGTCAGAAGGTGAGTTTGCCACTGAACATTTATTAAATGCACAGACCCTGGCACAGTTAAAGCCAGACTGCGCCATTATTAATGCTGCCCGAGGTGGTATTATTGATAATAAGGCATTGTTAGCCGAAGCTGAAAGCTTAGCGAAA
The sequence above is drawn from the Rheinheimera salexigens genome and encodes:
- a CDS encoding 4-phosphoerythronate dehydrogenase, whose translation is MRIYADENMPLVQQFFSDLGQVTLFDGRNACAQQLADADVLLVRSVTNVNQTLLQANSTLSFVGTATIGLDHIDQAYLDQRQIPFVNAPGCNAQSVVEYVLSSLWYLAQRYQWQLSAKTIAVVGVGNIGSRLAKALTILGAKVLLCDPIRQQHEPDFPHTDFSTVCREADIISFHTPLQSEGEFATEHLLNAQTLAQLKPDCAIINAARGGIIDNKALLAEAESLAKLGKKRPLVLDVWEHEPTILMPLLAFADIATAHIAGHSIEGKARGTEMLYQSLCQQLNIAPKYQLSQFLATPAVEKVQINPNFGLPDVQSLARLLYDVARDDAIFRYTLNNKGFDWIRKTYPARREFSSLQLSGTAVPNWLLQLGFSLEQ